A stretch of DNA from Gottschalkia acidurici 9a:
CTTTCTTTTCTTTATCTAAACAAACTTCTGCTAAACTTTTATACATATTCATAGCTTCTTCCTCTTTTTTCATTGCTAATCCAATAGCATCTGCAAAGCTCATTTCTATACTAAGTTGTGGTGCAGTATCTACTGATTCAGATACTTTATAGTCGTTAAATTCATCTATTTCTATTTCATTAACACCACTAGCTAAAAAATCTTCTAAAAACTTCTGATGCTTTAACTCTTCATCTGCTAACTCTTCAAAAGTTTTTCTAAGATTTTCATCAGCTATTTTTCCTGCAGCATCTTTGTAGAATTGATATGAGTCAACCTCATTGTTAACTGCAAATTCTATTATTTCTTTAAGTTCATTATTTTTCATTTTAATCCTCCTGGCATTTTGAATTATAGATATTATTATATAAAATTAAAATTGTTTGTAAAGTTAAATACAGTTATTCTATTGCTATTAAGTAATAATAAATAGGTTGACCTCCATATAATAGCTCTATGTCTATATCTGGATAATTGTCCTCCAAGGTCTCTACTATTTTTTTACCATCTTCTTCAGACACATCTTCTCCATAAAAAAGAGTTATAAGTTCGTTTTCCTCAGTTAAAGAATTTTTTATTAATTCTAAGGTAACTTCTTCTATATCTTTACCTACAGAAGTTATATCACCCTCACAGATTCCTATTATATCATCTTTTCTTATTTCTTTTTCATTTATAGTAGTATCTCTTACTGAGAACGTAACTTGAGCCGTTTTTATTTCACTAAAAGACTTTGTCATGTTTTCCACGTTGTCTTGCAGATCTATATCTTCATTAAATGCTAGTAATGCTGCTATTCCCTGTGGTATAGTCTTTGTAGGTAATACTTCTATATTTTTACTACTAAGCTCTTTAGCTTGCTTAGCTGCAAGTATAATATTACTATTATTAGGCAGTATTATTATGTTTTCAGCATTAATATTTTGTGCTGCTTTTAATATATCTTCTGTACTCGGATTCATAGTTTGTCCACCTGATATTATATGGTCTACATTCAAATCCTCGAATACTGCTTTAATCCCGTCTCCCATTGCAACAGTTATAAAGCCATATTTTTTTGTTATTTTTTGTCCACTTTCTATATTATTACTATGCTGATATCTCATATTATCTATTTTTATATCTATAAGTTCCCCTATATCAGTAGCCTTCTGTAAAACTAATCCTGGATTATTTGTGTGAATATGAACTTTTATAAATCCATCTCCACCTATAACTAGCATAGAATCTCCATAGTCGCCTATTCTTTTAGCAAAAACTTCACTATCTTCTTTGTTTTTATTTACTATAAATTCTGTGCAGTATCCAAATTCTATTTCAGTATTTATTTCATTTAAGCTTACGTCTTTTATAGGTTCTTGAATTTCATAAGTTATATCCTCTTTTCCAGTCAATACTGATAAAGCACCATTTAATAAAACTATTAACCCTTTACCTCCAGCATCGACTACACCTGCTTCTTTTAATACAGGTAGCATTTCTGGTGTTTTATCCAAGGCAGCTTCTCCATGTTTTATTACTTGTATTAAAAACTCTACTATATCATCTTGTGTTTTAGCTACTTCTACAGCCTTCTCTGCGCACTCTCTGGCCACTGTTAGAATAGTACCTTCTATAGGTTTCATAACTGCACCATAAGCAGTATCTGCACCTTCTTTAAAAGCTAATGCTAATACTTTGGTATTTACTTTCTTAGATTCTTTTAAACCTTTTGCAAGTCCTCTTAGAAGTTGTGAAAGAATAACTCCAGAGTTTCCTCTTGCGCCCATTAAAGATCCATTAGATACTAAAGTACCCACTGCCTCTATATCTTCAACGTCTGAACTTTTAAGACGTTTTGTGGCAGATTGCATAGTTAAAGACATGTTAGTTCCAGTATCCCCATCAGGTACTGGAAAAACATTTAAGGCATTAACCATTTCCTTGTTTTTTTCTAGTGAATTAGTGGCCCCTATAAACATCTTCTTTAACAAAGAACCATCCACATATTCAATTTTCAATTTAGTACCTCCTTGCTAATTTTGAACTCGTACTCCTTGCACGTTTACGTTTACTTTATCTACTTTTAACCCTGTTATGTTTTCAATTGTATATTTAACTTTCTCTATTATATTGCTAGCAACTACAGAGATGCTTATTCCAAATTGAACTACAACATATAAGTCTATCATAATTTTATCATCTTCACTATATACTTTTACACCTTTAGTTAAGTGTTCTCTTTTCAACAACTCTGCTATACCGTCAGTAGCATTTTTAGTAGCCATTCCAACCAACCCGTAACACTCCATAGTAGCTAAACCAGCGATAGAAGCTAAAACACTATCATCGATATTTATAGTTCCATATTTGTTAATTGTTTTTCCAGCCATTAGTACTTATCCTCCTTTAAGTTTCACTTATCCAATTGCTATCTATTTTTTTATTATAAGCTATAGGACAAAATTATTGAAGCTATTTATGTATCTAGTACAAAAATTAATAAGTTTATTATAACTTGTTAATTTATTTAGTAAACACTATAATGAAGTAAGATTTATTTAAAGCTATAGTATTTATTCTACATTATAATTTTATTACCTTCAACTTAAAAACATACTTATATTTAATATAATTAAAATGTTGATGTTGCAAATTAGTTTTATATTTGATACAATAAAGTGTAATTTATTTAAGTTCAATGCATTGAATTTAAAGTTTTGTCGAGGAGGTGTTGAAGGTGGCAAAATATTGTCAAGTATGTGGTAAAGGTAAAGTTTCTGGACATCTAGTAACTTTCTCTAACCGTAAAAGTAACAGAACTTGGGCTCCAAACGTACGTAGAATTAAAGCTATCGTTAACGGTGCTCCTAAAAGAATAGATGTATGTACAAGATGCATAAGATCTGGTAAAGTAGAAAGAGCTTTATAATTACGTGGCTTCCTAACGATTGGAAGCCTTTTTAATATAATCTAAAGAAAGTCCATCCTACCCCAATTAAAGTCAAGCCTAATATAAATAGCCATATCTTTACTGGTATTATTTTTAAGACTAAAATAGCTCCTATTATGCCTAGTATAATACCTAGTATTTTTATTAAACTATTATATTTTCTACACTTGTAAATAAATCGTTTCATTTGTATCACCTCTTTGAAAATATAGTATATTGATACTATATTCCTTAATGCTCAATTTAGTTCCAAAGAGAAAAAAAGAAACCTTAAGTACATAAATACTCTTTACTATTAGCATTTATGTCTAACTTTAAGATTTCTTTTATAAAATAACTTAAATAATATAATATTAATAATATAATATTTCTTAGTCTCTCGACTTTATTACTAAACATGTTCCATCTTTTATGTTTATATTCCCATATTCTAATACTATTTCATTGCTTATTCCAATCGTTGTTCCTAACTTAAATTCTAATTTATTTGTTTCATATTTAAATCCCTTTAAAGTTACCTCTTTAGCATCTTTATATATAGGTATTATTGATACAAATGCCCCATCTTCTTTTTCTAATTTCAAGTCACCATTCGTTATATATATTTCATTATGCTCATCTACTATCCTAGCTTTTATATTTTGATTTAATAATCTAAATAATAACATTATGTTTCCTATTGTATGATCTAGTCTAGTTCCAGTTACTCCCAAAAAAATTATCTCACTCACATTCTTTTCTACAGCGTAATCAATAGCTATCTCTGTATCTGTCTTATCTTTTTCAGAAGGAAATTTATGAAATTGAACTTTTAGCTTATTATAGTATTCTAAAGTTTCTTTATCTATGGAATCTAAATCTCCTACTATCACATTAGGCACTAAACCAGCCTTATAAAGATGCTTTGCTCCACCGTCTGCACATATTAATATATCTGAATTTTCTTTTATCTTTTTTAAAACTTCTATACATAAGTTTCCACTAGATATTATTATCCCTCTCAAAAATTATTCCAACTTTCTTTGATTTTCTGTTAGTTAGGAAGATGTCTTTTTAATGGTCCCCATATAAGTATTATTATTAATATAGATATTAATAGCTCCACACCTAAGTAGCTTCCATTGTAACCCATTGAGTATGTCCAAGAATCTAATGATTCTGCATTTTCCGAGAAAAATACTACTCCAGCTAACACATGCGATATAAATCTACCTAATATCCCCAAGAAAATACCTGTTATTATAAATATATATTCTTTAAAACTATCTTTTTTTGCGTTTAATTTTAAAGCTAGTTCTTTTCCTAAGCCAGCTAATCCTAAAAGTCCAAATGCTAGAGGGTAGTCTAAAATATATTGTACTGGGTGAACTACATATGGTTCAACAATTGACTGCAATACACCATAAGCTAGTCCAACTAAAATTCCCCTTAGTGTTCCCCATCTTAACGCTATAAGTATAATTGGTATCATACTTCCTGCAGTTATAGATCCTCCTTGTGGCATTTTAAAGACTTTTATCATACTTAAAACTGTCGCTAAAGCTATCATTATACCAGCTTCTGTTAGAAACCTTACACTATTTTTACTTTTTTCCATAAATAAAACCTCCCAAATTTATTAAGGAGGCTAATATAGCTGAGTAAATAACACAAACTCATCGCTTCCCTACGCTAGTGTTAACTAGATCAGGTTCAAAGGGTCAAAACTTTCAGTTTCCTCTCAGCTAAATAGCTCCCCTAGGACGTAATTTAAAATATTATATTTATATTATATTAATTTACATTATATCATATATTCTTAAATTTTCTAGTAGTACCTACTATATCTTCTGTATCAAATATAGCAGATCCTGCCACTATTATATTTGCACCACATTCTACTACTTCTTTTATATTATCAAGCTTTATTCCACCATCTACTTGTATATCTATTTCTAATCCTTTGTCTTCTATCATTTTTTTAAGCTTTTTAATTTTTTCTTTAGTTTGTGGTATAAAAGATTGACCTCCAAACCCTGGATTAACTGTCATTATAAGAACCATATCTAGATCATCTATAACGTATTCTAAACTTTCTAAAGGAGTTGAAGGATTCAGTGCAACAGCTGCTTTTACACCATAACTCTTTATTTGTTGTATAACACGATGTAAATGTATTGTTGATTCTTCATGAACTGTTATTATATCTGCACCAGCATCTACAAAATCTTTTATATAGTTCTCAGGATTTTTTATCATTAGATGAACATCAAATGGTATTTTAGTAACTTTTCTTAGTTTTTTTATAACAGGTGCTCCAAATGTAATATTAGGAACAAAGTGCCCGTCCATAATATCCAGGTGAACTAGATCCGCTCCACCCTGTTCTATTAATCCTATTTGTTCTCTTAAATCGCTAAAATCTGCCGATAAAATTGAAGGTGCTATTTTTATCATTAATTAAAACCTCTTTCTTTCTGATATTTCTTTTAAAAACATAATGTAATTATCATATCTTGACTTACTTATTTCTCCACTTTCTACACTTTCTTTTACTTTACAAGATGGTTCCTTATCATGCCTACATCCTGCAAATTTACACATCTCACTAGCTTCATGTATATCATGGAAATGTTCCTCTAAAGTCTCTTCTGTTAAGAAGTCTAAATCTAATGAACTGAATCCTGGAGTATCCAATACAAATCCTCCTTTATCGAGTTCTATAAGTTCTGTGTGTCTAGTAGTATGCTTTCCTCTACTAGTTTTTGTACTGATCTCTCCAGTTTTTAATTTTAAATTTGGCTGTATACTGTTTAATAATGTAGATTTACCCACACCTGAAGGACCTGCAAATACCGTTATCTTATCTTTTAATATTTCTCTTATTTCATCTATTCCTATATTGTCCTTATTACTTGTTGTAATTATTTTATATCCAGACTTACTATATATATCATATATCTCTTTTACTTCTTCTTCTGTAGCTAAATCTATTTTATTTAAACATATTACAACATCTAAGTTTTGACACGATGCTAGAAGTAAGAATCTATCTAGCAACCATAAATTAGGATCTGGCTTCTTTATTGCAAATACTATAATAGCTTGATTTACGTTTGAAACCGGTGGCCTTATAAGTTCTGTAGTTCTTTCAAATATTTTTTCTACATATCCAGTTTTATTTTGATCGTTAACTCTTATCAAAACTCGATCTCCTACTTGTGGCTTTATCTTTTCTTTTCGAAATAAACCCCTAGCTCTACATTCATAAGTTATATTTTCTACTTTTACATAGTAGAATCCACCAATACCCTTAATTATAGTTCCTTCTAGCATCTAATATCCTCCTAAAATTTTATTTCTCTACTTCCATACAATTCTCCATCTATATATATATTTATTTTGGCTGTTCCTTTACCCGTTATCGGAACCTTTATATTTGGATTAGAAGTCTTGTAATTTTGATTATGGATTATACCAGATGCACCATCTTGCTCCATTTCTATCATTACATTTACTTCTTCATTAGCTGTAGGTAACTTTATAGATTCCATAATTGTTTTTTCTTTATTATTTGAGTTATTATTTGAATTATTATTCGTATTGTTATTTGATTCATTGTTTTTATTTTTATCTTTTTCTTCTTCTTTAGGACCTTTACTTATAACTATGTTTACTTTAGAATTTTCTTCTACTTCTCTTCCTGCTTTAGGATTCTGGGATACTACTTTACCCTTTTCAATATCACTATTCTCATAATCTACTGATCCTACTCCAAGACCATATGCTGATAACTCTATTATAGCCTCTTCTTCCTTTAAATCTCTAAGACTAGGTACCGTTGTAGTAGTCGTTTTCTTACCCTTACTTACCACTATAATTACTTCTGTTCCTTGTTCTACTTCTTTTCCTGCTCTTGGTGTTTGGTCTATAACAATACCTTCAGGTTTATCACTATATTCATAGTCCACTCTTAATACCTCTAATCCAGCTTCTTCTATCATATCTTCTGCTTTACCTATAGATTTTTCTCTTACGTCTGGAACTTTTGTTAAGTCCACAGATCTCCCCTTACTTATAATAACCCTTACCGGATAGCCTTTTTTAACTTTTTTACCTTTTTCATCTATTTGTTCTATTATAGTACCTTCCTTTTTGTCACTTTCTTTTTCACTTTCAACTTTAAGTTTTAGTCCACGCTTTTGAACTTCAATTTCGGCCTCAGATTTTGTTTTGCCTACTAAATCTGGAGTAGGTATATCGTTATTTGATAGCATACCGCTTAATCCTAAAGCTACTCCAGCTCCTAATGCTACAACTAAAAAAGCTAAAAGTACTGCACTTATGGTTACCCACTTGTTAGACTTCTTTTTCGGTTTTTTCTTCTTATTATTGTTACTATTTATAGTTTTCTTATTATCCATATTATTTTTACCCTCATTATCATTATCACTGTTCATTATCATAGTTTCATCTAATTTAGGTATTATTTGAGTAGGGGAATCATTTAAATTTAATGCTTTTTCTGTATTTACGTTTCTGACACCATCTCTTATATTTTTAAGATCCTGTAATAGCTCTATTGCACTACTGTATCTTAAACTTTGATTCTTCTCAATACATTTCATTATTACTCTTTCTAAATCTGGTGAAACAGAGCTATCAATTTGAGTAGGAGGTACTACTTCTTCTTGTATATGCTTTATTGCAACAGCTACTGGACTATCCCCTTGAAATGGTAAAACTCCTGTACACATTTCATACATCATAATTCCTAGAGAATATATATCTGATTTTTCGTCTGTATAGCCTCCTCTAGCTTGTTCTGGTGAAAAATAATGTACAGATCCCATTACACTATTCGTACTAGTAATAGTTGAACTAGTAGCAGCTCTAGCTATACCAAAGTCTGTCACTTTTACTCTTCCATCTTCTGTAACCATAATGTTATGTGGTTTTATATCCCTGTGTATTACTTTATTAGCATGAGCATGACTTATCGCATCTGCTACTTTCATCCCTATATCTATTGTTTCTTTAGTATCAAGTTTTCCTTTATCTACTATAATTTCTTTAAGCGTTTTTCCATTTATATACTCCATTACTATATAGTATATATCATCTTCGACCCCTACGTCATATACATTTACTATATTAGGATGTGATAAACTAGCTGCAGCCTGCGCTTCTCTTCTAAATTTTTCTATAAATTCTTCATCGTTTATATATTCTTCTTTTAATATCTTTACTGCTACAAATCTGTTAAGTAGGCTACACTTAGCTTTATAAACTGAGGCCATACCGCCTGAGCCAACTTTTTCAACTATTTCATACCTATTACCTAAGACTCTACCTATCATTTTATCACTCATTTTGTCACCTCTATTCTTCCTTAATTCTCATAATCATAATGGTGATATTGTCTATTCCACCTAGTTCATTAGCTGTATTAGCTAATATATTACAACTATCCGTCATATTTTCTGTGTTATTTACTACATCTACTATTCTTTCTTCACTAACCATATTAGTTAGTCCATCTGTACAAAGGATAATTATATCTTTAGTTGTTACTTCTTTAGTTACTATATCTACATTCACATTAGAATTTGTACCTAATGCTCTAGTAATTATATTTTTCTTAGGATGATTAAATGCCTCTTCCTTAGTTATACTTCCTGATCTAAGAAGTTCACCTACCAAAGAGTGATCATGTGTAAGCTGTATAAGTTTATTATCTCTAAGTAAGTATGCTCTACTATCTCCTACATGCCCTACATATATATCCTTTTCAAACATTATTCCCATAGTTACAGTAGTTCCCATGCCTTTTAAGCTTTCGTCTTCATTAGCTTCTTTTATTATCTCTTCATTAGCTAAATCTATCGACTCATTTATAAACTTAGGCACAAACATTTCACCATTTATTATATTTTCTTTATTTTTTTCATAGTATTCTTTTATAACAGATATTGCCAAGTTACTTGCAATTTCTCCTGCTTTGTGTCCACCCATTCCATCTGCTACTATAAAAATAGGTAACTTTTCATCATCAAAGTAAAAGTAAGAATCTTGATTGATTTCTCTCACTTTTCCAATATCTGAACAAGCACAGATAAACATATATTTCACCTCATCTTATTTTTTAAGTAGTTTTATATTTTTAATTAATATAATCTCTTCTTAATTGTCCACATGCGGCATTAATATCTGATCCCATTTCCCTTCTAATGGTAGTATTCACGCCTCTTTTTTCTAATATGTTTTTAAACTTCTCTATAGATTTATCCAGTGATTTAGTATGTTTAAATTCTTTTATTGTATTAAGAGGTATTAGATTTACATGACTTAGCATTCCCTTTAGAAGTTTGGTAATCTCTATTGCATATTCTTCACTATCATTCACGCCATCTATCAGTGTATATTCAAATGTTATTCTTCTTTTAGTCTTATCTATATAGTATTTACAAGCTTCTAAAATCTCTTCTATACTATATTTATTAGATATAGGCATTATCTTTTTTCTTTCATCATCAAATGGTGAATGTAAAGATATAGATAAGTTCACAGGTATTCCTTCGTCTGCTAGCTCATATATTTTAGGTACTACTCCACAAGTTGAAAGAGTTATATTTCTATAACTTAAGTTTTGTCCATTTTCATCATGTATAAGTTTTAAAAATGTTAAAACATTTTTATAGTTATCTAAAGGCTCTCCACTTCCCATAAGCACTATATTGCTTATTTTTTCATTTATATCTTTTTGTATTGAATAAAATTGTTCTAATATTTCAGAAGGCTCTAGGTTTCTTACAAGTCCTTCTTTCGTTGATGCACAAAAAGAACATCCCATTCTACAACCTACTTGAGTAGATAAACAAACAGTTACTCCATGCCTATGCTTCATCATTACACTCTCAATTATATTCCCATCTTCCAAGGAAAATAAGTATTTTTTAGTTCCATCTATTTTTGAATCATATCTTTTGACTATTTTTAGGTTGGTAATTTTATAGTTTTCATTCAACTTCTGTTTTAATGGCTTTGATAAAACTGTAATTTTATCTATATCATTTATACATTTTTCATGTATCCAACCAAAAGTCTGTTTTCCTCTAAATTCTTTTTCTCCTAGATTTATAAATACTTTTTTAAGTTCATCTATTTCAAGTGACTTTAAATCTATCTTATTCAAATTATCCCTCCAAGTACAATACTAAATATTATACCATAATATTCGATTTAAGTGGTTATACAACTTCATAGTATTAAAAATTTATTTCTTCAATAGCTTGGCTATAAAGAAACCATCAGTCCCACTAATATTAGGATATAGCTCTAAATATCCAGTTTCTTTTATTATTTCTTCCGAATTATCTATTAAGTCATTGAAGTTTGCCAATTCAAAATTTTCATTATCTCTTAAGAATTTATTTATTAGATTAATATTTTCGTCTTTTTCTATAGTGCATGTACTATATACTAATACTCCATTGCTTTTTACATATTTACTGGCACTTTGAAGTATATTGTATTGAAGCTCTGATATACCCTCTATATCTGAACTCTCTTTATTCCATTTTATATCAGGTTTTCGTCTTATAAGTCCAAGTCCTGAACAAGGGGCATCTACTAGACAGTAATCTGCTTTCCCTATCAAGCTTTCGTCTAAGTCTAAAGCATTAAACTGTTCATATTGTATTATATTTATCCCTAATCTTTCACTGTTCTCTTTTACTAACTTGATCTTATGTTCATATATATCTCTTGCTATAATTTTGCCTTTATTATTCATTTTTTGAGCTATATGTGTAGTCTTGCCACCTGGAGCGCTACATATATCTATAACTAAACTTCCCTCTTTTGGATCCATAATTTGTGACACTAACATGGAACTTTCATCTTGTATTTGGAATAGTCCCTTTTTAAATTCATCTAGCTCTGTTATATTTATTGGATTTTCAACTATTATTCCATCTGTTGAATATCTCGTTTTTTTGCAATCTATATTTTTTTGATTTAATATATTTACTAAGGTATCTCTATCTATTTTTAAAGTATTTACTCTTATATTTAACTTAGGAGTACTATTATTTGCTATACATAAGCTTTCAGTGAACTCAAAACCATATTCTTTTATCCATCTTTCTATCATCCATTCTGGGTGTGAATATTTTACAGATAGATATTTTACTTTTTCTTTGTTTTTATTAGGTAACTTTATATTATCTTTGTTTCTAGATATATTTCTAAGGAGTCCATTTACAAAGCCTTGACTACCTCTATGACTATATTTTTTGGATAGTTTTACTGACTCATTTACAGCTGCACTATCTGGTATTCTGTCCATAAATATTAATTGATATATTCCAAGCCTTAAAATATTCATTACGACTGGAGCTATCTTCTTTAGCCTTACTGTAGAAAAGTTTTTTATTACATAATCTATATAGATTTTATTTTCTAATACTCCGTAAACTAACTCTCTTATTAAAGATGAGTCTAAATCATTAATGCCCTTAGGCATATTTCTGTTTATAGATATATTAGAATATGCATTTTCTTCGTTTACTTCATTTAAAATTTTTAATGCGATTTCTCTTGAATTATTAGCCAATTAAATTTCCTCCTATGATTTAATTTAAGCAAAAAAATTAAGGGATGTATTCAACCCCTTAATCATTTCTTCTAGATATTCCTATAAGTCTAAGTAATTCAGCTATTGAAACTAGCGTTGCTGCTACGTATGTTAATGCTGCTGCACTTAGAACTTTCTTTGCTGGTTCTACTTCACTTTGTGATATTATCCCATTCTGTAAGTTTACTATAGCTCTTTTACTAGCGTCAAACTCAACTGGTAATGTTATAAGTTGAAAAGCTACAATACCTACATATATTAGTATTCCTAATTGAATGAGCCCAGTTGCTCTTAGCATAAATCCTAAGAAGATTATAGCAAAAACAAATTTAGACCCAAATATAACCATAGGAGCTATACTATTTCTGATAGAAAGTGGTGCATAATTATTAGCATGTTGTATTGCATGACCAACTTCGTGAGCTGCTACCCCTAACGATGCCACAGATCTTCCATTATATACTTCTGAAGATAGCCTTAGTACTCTTTTAGACGGATCGTAATGATCTGATAATCTTCCAGGGGTCATTTCTATAGGTACATTGTAAAGCCCATTTCTATCTAATATCTTTCTTGCTACTTCAGATCCAGTATAACCTGAGCCACTAATTACTTTTAAATATTTATTAAAAGTAGATTGTACTTTTCCTTGAGCATACACTGAGAGTATCATAGCAAAGATGACTAGTAATATTTCAGGCCCAAAGCCTCCATACCCCATTCCATACATACTTTACTCCTCCTTTAAAAAAAGTTTTATTGCCTCTTCTATCTTTTCTACATCAATCTTTGTATTAAAGCAAGGACCATTAGGTCTGTCGTTTAATACACCCATAACAGGAATATGTTTAACATCGTTTATTCCACTAGATAAATCTCTCTCACAAGCTACTGCTATTATGCACTTAGGCCTTATTCTCTTTATCCATTCTCTTGCCAAAGTTCCTCCTGTAGCTACAACTATATTTATACCATATTTTTCTTTTAGTTTTAATATATCTCCTATATCACATTTTCCACATGACTTGCAGTTTTCTATATTATTAGTTATTTTTATAGCACATTTATCATTTTGTAAGCAGTGAGGGAGTAATATTAGTATTTTATCTCTATTTGATTTTATATATTTAGTTTTTACTAATTTATTATTAATATTCGCATGCATTCTTCTTATGCTATCTTTATCTTTTCCTAACAAC
This window harbors:
- a CDS encoding Stp1/IreP family PP2C-type Ser/Thr phosphatase, which encodes MFICACSDIGKVREINQDSYFYFDDEKLPIFIVADGMGGHKAGEIASNLAISVIKEYYEKNKENIINGEMFVPKFINESIDLANEEIIKEANEDESLKGMGTTVTMGIMFEKDIYVGHVGDSRAYLLRDNKLIQLTHDHSLVGELLRSGSITKEEAFNHPKKNIITRALGTNSNVNVDIVTKEVTTKDIIILCTDGLTNMVSEERIVDVVNNTENMTDSCNILANTANELGGIDNITIMIMRIKEE
- the rlmN gene encoding 23S rRNA (adenine(2503)-C(2))-methyltransferase RlmN — its product is MNKIDLKSLEIDELKKVFINLGEKEFRGKQTFGWIHEKCINDIDKITVLSKPLKQKLNENYKITNLKIVKRYDSKIDGTKKYLFSLEDGNIIESVMMKHRHGVTVCLSTQVGCRMGCSFCASTKEGLVRNLEPSEILEQFYSIQKDINEKISNIVLMGSGEPLDNYKNVLTFLKLIHDENGQNLSYRNITLSTCGVVPKIYELADEGIPVNLSISLHSPFDDERKKIMPISNKYSIEEILEACKYYIDKTKRRITFEYTLIDGVNDSEEYAIEITKLLKGMLSHVNLIPLNTIKEFKHTKSLDKSIEKFKNILEKRGVNTTIRREMGSDINAACGQLRRDYIN
- the rsmB gene encoding 16S rRNA (cytosine(967)-C(5))-methyltransferase RsmB, producing MANNSREIALKILNEVNEENAYSNISINRNMPKGINDLDSSLIRELVYGVLENKIYIDYVIKNFSTVRLKKIAPVVMNILRLGIYQLIFMDRIPDSAAVNESVKLSKKYSHRGSQGFVNGLLRNISRNKDNIKLPNKNKEKVKYLSVKYSHPEWMIERWIKEYGFEFTESLCIANNSTPKLNIRVNTLKIDRDTLVNILNQKNIDCKKTRYSTDGIIVENPINITELDEFKKGLFQIQDESSMLVSQIMDPKEGSLVIDICSAPGGKTTHIAQKMNNKGKIIARDIYEHKIKLVKENSERLGINIIQYEQFNALDLDESLIGKADYCLVDAPCSGLGLIRRKPDIKWNKESSDIEGISELQYNILQSASKYVKSNGVLVYSTCTIEKDENINLINKFLRDNENFELANFNDLIDNSEEIIKETGYLELYPNISGTDGFFIAKLLKK
- a CDS encoding zinc metallopeptidase; amino-acid sequence: MYGMGYGGFGPEILLVIFAMILSVYAQGKVQSTFNKYLKVISGSGYTGSEVARKILDRNGLYNVPIEMTPGRLSDHYDPSKRVLRLSSEVYNGRSVASLGVAAHEVGHAIQHANNYAPLSIRNSIAPMVIFGSKFVFAIIFLGFMLRATGLIQLGILIYVGIVAFQLITLPVEFDASKRAIVNLQNGIISQSEVEPAKKVLSAAALTYVAATLVSIAELLRLIGISRRND
- a CDS encoding DUF116 domain-containing protein, producing the protein MINDKKNFTMAIGIILIVLMTLITLTGMFLIQKDIVTLKAILIIILVTLSLYIISIILSLILLFRVKNEKKIEDYSYKFVKVTMTSIYPLLITVAKLLGKDKDSIRRMHANINNKLVKTKYIKSNRDKILILLPHCLQNDKCAIKITNNIENCKSCGKCDIGDILKLKEKYGINIVVATGGTLAREWIKRIRPKCIIAVACERDLSSGINDVKHIPVMGVLNDRPNGPCFNTKIDVEKIEEAIKLFLKEE